One genomic window of Elaeis guineensis isolate ETL-2024a chromosome 2, EG11, whole genome shotgun sequence includes the following:
- the LOC105047879 gene encoding pentatricopeptide repeat-containing protein At5g06540 — translation MPSPASSDHPLPSSEWSTFVWNTIIRCAPPLQALSIYAHSMLPSGARPNKFTFTFLLKACLRAPAFSPLIHAHLAKLGLHPDPFLRSALIAAYAAAGRLPAALRVFHLFPHPDIVLRTALVSAFASCGLPDAALQTFDEIPHPNPVSWAALLSAYTRTGRHAEALSFFRRMRFAGAAPTEAALVSSLSSAAVLGALFDGQRAHRDVVVYGKCLTPVLGTALLAMYAKCGRIDSARRSFDEMPKRDQPAWAAMITALASHGRGEEALRLFDEMLGLGLIPDHVTYVGVLHACSHAGLVDEARGHFDKMVKVYGIEPRAEHYGCMVDVLGRAGLVEEAWAVARRMPVAPDERVLKSLLSPSCALGFVECAEWATERLVAWDAGHASAYVLLSNMYAALGRWEDSARVRKLMRVRGVPKAPGCSAVD, via the coding sequence ATGCCATCGCCGGCAAGCTCTGACCATCCACTACCATCATCGGAGTGGTCCACGTTCGTATGGAACACCATCATCCGGTGTGCCCCTCCCCTCCAGGCCCTGTCCATCTACGCTCATTCCATGCTCCCCTCTGGGGCCCGCCCCAACAAATTCACCTTTACCTTCCTCCTCAAAGCCTGCCTTCGAGCCCCCGCCTTCAGCCCTCTCATTCACGCCCACCTCGCCAAGCTCGGCCTCCACCCCGACCCCTTCCTTCGCTCCGCCCTCATCGCCGCCTACGCCGCTGCCGGCCGCCTACCCGCCGCCCTCCGCGTCTTCCACCTCTTCCCCCATCCTGACATCGTCCTCCGCACCGCCCTTGTCTCTGCCTTTGCCAGCTGCGGCCTCCCCGATGCTGCTCTCCAGACGTTCGACGAAATTCCCCACCCCAACCCCGTCTCTTGGGCCGCCCTCCTCTCCGCCTACACCCGAACCGGCCGCCACGCCGAGGCTCTCTCCTTCTTCCGCCGCATGCGCTTTGCAGGCGCCGCCCCCACCGAGGCCGCACTCGTCTCCTCCCTCTCGTCCGCCGCCGTCCTCGGCGCGCTTTTCGACGGCCAGCGCGCCCACCGTGACGTTGTCGTTTACGGAAAGTGCCTTACACCCGTCCTTGGCACTGCGTTGCTCGCCATGTACGCAAAATGTGGGCGGATAGACTCCGCGCGGCGGTCGTTCGACGAAATGCCGAAGAGGGACCAGCCGGCGTGGGCGGCGATGATCACGGCGCTGGCCTCGCACGGGAGGGGCGAGGAAGCGCTGCGGCTCTTCGACGAGATGCTGGGGCTTGGCTTGATACCGGACCACGTGACCTACGTGGGGGTCCTCCACGCATGCAGCCATGCAGGGCTGGTGGACGAGGCGCGTGGCCACTTCGATAAGATGGTCAAAGTCTATGGGATCGAGCCGAGGGCGGAGCACTACGGGTGTATGGTGGACGTGCTGGGGCGTGCAGGGTTGGTGGAGGAGGCGTGGGCGGTGGCTCGGAGGATGCCGGTGGCACCAGACGAGCGGGTGCTCAAGAGCCTGCTGAGCCCGAGCTGTGCGCTTGGGTTCGTTGAATGCGCAGAGTGGGCGACGGAGAGGCTGGTGGCATGGGACGCGGGGCATGCATCCGCGTACGTGCTGCTGTCGAACATGTACGCTGCGTTGGGGAGGTGGGAGGACAGCGCTAGAGTGAGGAAGCTGATGAGGGTCCGCGGAGTGCCCAAGGCGCCTGGTTGCAGCGCCGTTGATTGA